The DNA segment AAATGCGCGGATAACTCCGGCGCTAAACTGTTAAAAATAATCAGCGTTCTCGGATATAAAGGACCTATTAATAGACTTCCAAACGCGAGTGTAGGCGACATGGTAGTCGTCTCCGTTAAACAGGGAACCCCTGAAATGAGGAGGCAAGTTTTAAACGCTGTTATAATTAGACAGAGAAAACCTTATAGAAGAGCAACCGGGGAATGGGTTCAATTCGAAGATAACGCAGCAGTCATCACCACACCTGTAGGTGAAGCTAAAGCCTCTGAGATCAGAGGCGCTATGGCCTTGGAGGCCGCCAGCAGATGGCCTAGGCTTGCAAGCGCGGCTAGCACAGTAGTTTAGGAGTTTGATTAAAGATGATCTCTAAAAAACCTTCCAAACAGAGAAAAATATTATTCACGCTCCCCCTGCATAGGCGTGGTAAAGTAATGGAGGCTATGTTAAGCAAGGAGCTGGCTGAAGAGTTAGGTGTGAGAAAGCTCCCAATAAGAAAAGGAGATACCATAATGGTTATCTCAGGGGAGTTTAAAGGCAGTGAGGGAACGGTTACAAAAGTTGATAGAAAAAACTATACTATCAGGGTTAAAGAACTATCAATCGAGAAAGCGGATGGAGCTGAATATAACGTCCCAATCCACTACTCTAACGTGATTATTACAAAAATAGAGAAAGATAAATGGCGCTCAAAGATAATAGAGCGGCGAGCTGTAAAAGGAGGATGAAATTATGGGTAAACTTGGACCTACACTACACCTTAAGAGATTAAACGCGCCTTCACTATGGAGAATACCGCGGAAAACCGTTAAATTCGCAATTAAGACAACACCAGGCCCTCATAAAAAGGGTTTATACTTACCTTTAGGTATGATTA comes from the Candidatus Odinarchaeum yellowstonii genome and includes:
- a CDS encoding 50S ribosomal protein L14 gives rise to the protein MSSKSGKPAKQAPATKAAKAGGAKRARRKIEIIVKPKLSRGLSVGSYIKCADNSGAKLLKIISVLGYKGPINRLPNASVGDMVVVSVKQGTPEMRRQVLNAVIIRQRKPYRRATGEWVQFEDNAAVITTPVGEAKASEIRGAMALEAASRWPRLASAASTVV
- the rplX gene encoding 50S ribosomal protein L24, which gives rise to MISKKPSKQRKILFTLPLHRRGKVMEAMLSKELAEELGVRKLPIRKGDTIMVISGEFKGSEGTVTKVDRKNYTIRVKELSIEKADGAEYNVPIHYSNVIITKIEKDKWRSKIIERRAVKGG